One window of Bdellovibrio sp. GT3 genomic DNA carries:
- the metK gene encoding methionine adenosyltransferase → MKNYLFTSESVSEGHPDKMADQISDGILDAILAQDPKGRVACETLLTTGLIVVAGEITTSAKVNFSEVARDVVKRIGYDHSDKGFDYKTCAVTVAVGQQSPDIAVGVKETLSDDQGAGDQGLMFGYAVNETPELMPLSIAMSHRLVKDLATLRKANKVDWLRPDAKSQVTVQYENGIAKRIDAVVISTQHADSVSNATIKEFITEELIKKSIPAQWIDAKTKFFINPTGRFVTGGPMGDAGLTGRKIIVDTYGGHGAHGGGAFSGKDPSKVDRSAAYAARHIAKNIVGAGLADRCLLQVAYAIGVAEPVSITVNDFGTSKVGSEVLEKAVRQVFDLRPARITKDLDLLRPIYSQTAAYGHFGRTEEGFSWEKLNKVEELKAAVKGLI, encoded by the coding sequence GTGAAAAACTATCTTTTTACGAGTGAATCTGTTTCTGAAGGCCATCCGGATAAAATGGCCGATCAAATCTCTGATGGCATCCTGGATGCTATTCTGGCTCAAGACCCAAAAGGTCGTGTTGCCTGTGAGACTTTGCTAACAACAGGTTTGATCGTTGTTGCTGGTGAAATCACGACTTCTGCAAAAGTGAACTTTTCAGAAGTGGCTCGTGATGTTGTTAAACGTATTGGTTATGACCATTCTGACAAGGGTTTTGACTACAAAACTTGCGCCGTGACGGTTGCAGTTGGCCAACAGTCTCCAGACATCGCTGTCGGTGTTAAGGAAACTCTGTCTGATGATCAAGGTGCCGGCGATCAAGGTTTGATGTTCGGTTACGCAGTTAACGAAACTCCAGAGTTGATGCCTCTATCCATCGCTATGTCTCACAGACTGGTTAAGGATTTGGCGACTCTTCGTAAAGCCAACAAAGTGGACTGGTTGCGCCCGGATGCTAAATCCCAAGTAACTGTTCAGTACGAAAACGGTATCGCAAAACGCATCGATGCAGTGGTTATTTCCACTCAGCACGCTGACAGCGTTTCCAATGCGACAATCAAAGAATTCATCACTGAGGAGTTGATCAAAAAATCAATCCCAGCTCAGTGGATCGACGCAAAAACCAAATTCTTCATCAATCCAACGGGCCGTTTCGTTACGGGTGGTCCAATGGGTGACGCTGGTTTGACCGGCCGTAAAATCATCGTGGACACTTACGGTGGTCACGGTGCCCATGGTGGTGGTGCATTCTCTGGGAAAGATCCTTCCAAAGTGGATCGCTCAGCTGCTTACGCAGCTCGTCATATCGCTAAGAACATCGTTGGTGCAGGTTTGGCAGATCGCTGCTTGCTTCAAGTTGCTTACGCGATTGGTGTGGCTGAGCCGGTTTCCATCACAGTAAACGATTTCGGTACAAGCAAAGTTGGCTCCGAAGTGCTTGAAAAAGCAGTTCGTCAGGTCTTTGACTTGCGCCCAGCTCGCATTACGAAGGATTTGGACCTTTTGAGACCGATTTACTCTCAAACTGCTGCATACGGCCACTTCGGTCGTACTGAAGAAGGTTTCTCTTGGGAGAAATTGAACAAGGTTGAAGAGCTTAAAGCGGCTGTAAAGGGCCTGATCTAG
- the lepB gene encoding signal peptidase I — MSKDQANKPKPWDWRTKHFWTEGWGSLFLAVFIALFIRWGFVEAYVIPSGSMLPSLLIHDHIFVNKFTYGLRVPFSENWLVKFSEPKRGEVIVFKFPRDMSTFFIKRIVGEPGDKIYYENGTLYINDKPVEKKVPSSQVDFDWLRDADFTRDGNVNDAKSNYVEFTEALPPGKVGGEGKDHSILLRKGDFYDTFGPVVVPEDHLFVMGDNRMNSMDSRVWSFLPKQNILGRAMFVWLSCEETIPALPMLCNPLTLRWKRFFHPVN, encoded by the coding sequence ATGTCTAAGGATCAGGCAAACAAACCAAAACCATGGGACTGGAGAACGAAACACTTTTGGACTGAAGGTTGGGGTTCACTCTTCCTTGCAGTATTCATCGCGTTGTTCATTCGTTGGGGCTTCGTTGAAGCGTATGTCATCCCATCAGGATCCATGCTTCCAAGCTTGTTGATTCACGACCATATTTTTGTGAACAAGTTCACTTACGGTTTGCGTGTACCATTCAGCGAAAACTGGTTGGTTAAATTTAGCGAACCTAAGCGTGGTGAAGTGATCGTTTTCAAATTCCCTCGCGACATGAGCACGTTCTTTATTAAACGTATCGTGGGTGAGCCGGGCGATAAAATCTATTATGAAAACGGGACCCTTTATATCAACGACAAACCAGTTGAAAAGAAAGTTCCGTCCTCGCAAGTGGATTTTGATTGGTTGCGCGACGCTGACTTCACTCGTGACGGCAACGTCAATGATGCGAAATCCAACTATGTGGAATTCACAGAGGCACTTCCTCCTGGTAAAGTGGGCGGAGAAGGCAAAGATCATTCAATCTTGCTTCGTAAGGGCGACTTCTATGACACTTTCGGTCCGGTTGTAGTTCCTGAAGATCACTTGTTCGTGATGGGTGATAATCGCATGAATTCAATGGACAGCCGTGTGTGGAGTTTCCTGCCTAAGCAAAACATCCTGGGACGCGCGATGTTTGTGTGGTTGTCATGCGAAGAAACTATTCCTGCGCTACCAATGCTGTGCAATCCGTTGACGCTACGTTGGAAGCGATTCTTCCATCCTGTTAACTAG
- a CDS encoding sensor histidine kinase, translating into MKSTESGIFFGNWLFSSVVEDDALTRSYKYRLLVAITLLTGLFMWMYGILSVVLVVDKRLATIGFTCALVHAFCPMWYKITRSITFATYVMVAAGMTFQTAFAYFTGGFFAPTLFWIAVLPMIVGILTNKTHALTWIFICVAGYALMFLAQTRGLVPPNQLSEDGKVVVQFMVGLGLIALVGGFSLFFIELGYFYHNKISAKNMQIRQLFRAITHDILNPLAVVEMTQTRIQNRVPELESELSHSKKIIGNIRSTVENARHFDAADSGRVVLNILPVSMNGLLESVSVLFAERFREKNLTLEISEEVKSAFVLGDEISLRTQVVCNAISNAIKFSNPGSKIEVTGVSHGTEYEVVIRDYGVGIQPDRISQWELAGALSSSPGTWGEKGTGFGLLLMKHYLDKAHGRLQIHSICDGLDSASRGTRVSLFLKKAPAIG; encoded by the coding sequence ATGAAAAGCACCGAATCTGGCATTTTTTTTGGTAATTGGCTGTTTTCCTCTGTTGTGGAAGATGATGCGCTTACCAGGTCCTATAAGTATCGCCTGTTGGTAGCAATCACTCTGTTAACTGGTTTGTTCATGTGGATGTATGGCATCCTCTCTGTAGTTCTGGTCGTGGATAAGCGACTGGCAACCATTGGATTCACCTGCGCCTTAGTTCATGCATTCTGTCCGATGTGGTACAAGATCACTCGATCCATAACTTTTGCGACCTATGTGATGGTGGCCGCAGGAATGACCTTCCAGACTGCGTTTGCTTATTTTACCGGTGGATTTTTCGCTCCCACTTTATTCTGGATTGCGGTTTTACCGATGATCGTGGGCATTCTGACCAATAAGACCCACGCATTGACCTGGATATTTATCTGCGTTGCGGGTTATGCGCTCATGTTCCTTGCGCAGACCCGAGGCCTGGTGCCGCCAAACCAATTGTCAGAAGATGGCAAAGTCGTGGTTCAGTTTATGGTCGGCTTGGGGTTGATCGCTCTTGTTGGTGGATTCTCCTTGTTCTTCATTGAGCTGGGCTATTTTTATCACAATAAAATTTCCGCAAAGAACATGCAGATTCGCCAGCTGTTTCGTGCCATCACTCATGACATCCTGAATCCTTTGGCGGTGGTGGAGATGACTCAAACCAGAATTCAAAATCGCGTACCGGAGTTGGAATCAGAGCTCAGTCACTCCAAGAAAATTATAGGCAATATTCGCAGCACAGTTGAGAACGCCCGTCACTTTGATGCCGCTGATTCGGGCCGAGTGGTGCTGAATATACTGCCAGTATCCATGAATGGTTTGTTGGAGTCGGTGTCAGTGTTATTTGCCGAGCGCTTTCGCGAAAAAAACCTGACCTTGGAAATCAGCGAGGAAGTGAAGTCTGCCTTCGTTTTAGGTGATGAGATCAGTTTACGAACTCAGGTTGTCTGCAACGCCATCTCCAATGCGATCAAATTTAGCAATCCTGGCAGTAAAATTGAAGTGACCGGGGTTTCTCACGGCACTGAGTATGAAGTGGTTATTAGGGACTACGGGGTGGGAATCCAGCCGGACCGCATTTCTCAATGGGAGCTTGCGGGGGCGCTGTCTTCCTCGCCAGGCACTTGGGGTGAAAAAGGGACTGGTTTTGGACTTTTACTCATGAAGCACTACCTCGATAAAGCTCATGGTCGTCTGCAGATACACAGCATATGTGATGGTTTAGACTCTGCCAGTCGTGGAACTCGGGTCAGTCTTTTCCTTAAGAAGGCCCCGGCAATTGGTTGA
- the lepB gene encoding signal peptidase I yields the protein MSSETPVEKNLKGTWNQAILTFLFPILLVLGVRWSIVEPFVIPSGSMIPNLLIHDHILVKKFSYGLHLPFSDKWLLQWSSPKRGDVVVFKYPENPDVYYIKRLIGLPGDDIVVKAGQITLNGETLRLDSQQSDLFESGFTYFKEYFDGDSHLIRFMDYKFEDDPPAQTFKVPEGQYFFMGDNRDQSSDSRVWGFVKSDYVVGRAWVIWLSCDSTLPSMRFMCDPAQMRWSRLFKTIQ from the coding sequence ATGAGTTCAGAAACACCAGTTGAAAAAAATTTGAAAGGAACGTGGAATCAGGCGATTCTAACGTTCCTTTTTCCTATCCTGCTGGTGTTGGGTGTGCGTTGGTCTATCGTAGAGCCATTCGTTATCCCATCGGGAAGTATGATCCCGAATCTTTTAATTCACGATCACATTTTGGTTAAGAAGTTTTCCTATGGGTTGCATTTGCCATTCAGTGATAAATGGTTGCTGCAGTGGAGCTCTCCAAAACGCGGAGACGTCGTGGTGTTCAAGTATCCGGAAAATCCGGATGTCTACTACATCAAAAGACTGATTGGGCTTCCCGGGGATGATATTGTCGTCAAGGCTGGTCAAATTACTTTGAATGGTGAAACCTTGCGTTTGGACTCGCAGCAAAGTGATCTGTTTGAATCCGGCTTCACCTATTTCAAAGAATACTTCGATGGCGACTCTCATTTGATTCGATTTATGGATTATAAATTCGAAGACGATCCGCCGGCGCAAACCTTCAAGGTCCCAGAGGGGCAGTATTTTTTCATGGGCGACAATCGCGATCAATCCAGTGATTCCCGGGTGTGGGGCTTCGTAAAGTCGGATTATGTTGTGGGACGGGCCTGGGTCATTTGGTTATCTTGTGACAGCACTTTGCCATCCATGCGTTTCATGTGTGACCCCGCGCAAATGCGATGGTCTCGATTGTTTAAAACAATTCAATAA
- the lepA gene encoding translation elongation factor 4 codes for MDPKFIRNFAIIAHIDHGKSTLADGLLSATGSLSDREKKEQFLDNMELERERGITIKAQTVCLDFKSKDGNDYQINLIDTPGHVDFSYEVSRSLAACEGAILVVDAAQGVEAQTLANVYLAMENNLEIIPVLNKIDLPSADPEGVARQIEDTVGLDTTGIIHASAKEKIGITDILEAIVEKVPPPKADKTLTPRGLIFDSWFDAYQGVVVLVRMMDGTIKKGDKIKFMATDRDYEVLRMGKYKPFPAPQETLEAGEVGFIICGIKDIRDVKVGDTVTSAKHPATEPLAGFQRIKPMVFAGIFPVVASEYESLKDALDKLCLNDSSLSFEVEKSAALGFGYRCGFLGLLHMEIVQERLEREFNLDLITTAPTVVYQITQTDGTVLMLENPSGMPDESKIAKFEEPYVKVTLHTPTEYIGGILKLCEDKRGAQLKMEYVNEKKVIIEYKLPMNEMVMDFYDRLKSISKGYASLEYEFLGFEEADLVKLDILINSEPIDALSLIVHRSKAVTRGRKLTEKMKELIPRQQFQINIQAAIGSKIIARETQGAIRKDVTAKCYGGDISRKRKLLEKQKEGKKRMKSVGSVDVPQEAFLAILKVED; via the coding sequence ATGGATCCAAAGTTTATACGTAACTTCGCAATTATCGCACACATCGACCACGGTAAATCTACTCTGGCAGATGGACTTCTTTCTGCAACCGGTTCCCTTTCTGATCGTGAAAAGAAAGAACAGTTCCTTGATAACATGGAGCTTGAGCGTGAACGCGGGATCACAATCAAAGCGCAAACTGTATGCTTGGATTTTAAATCCAAAGACGGTAACGACTATCAAATCAATTTGATCGATACTCCGGGGCACGTGGACTTCTCTTACGAAGTTTCCCGTTCACTGGCGGCCTGTGAAGGCGCGATCCTGGTTGTCGATGCCGCTCAAGGCGTGGAAGCGCAAACTCTTGCGAACGTTTATCTCGCAATGGAAAATAATCTTGAGATCATTCCAGTTTTGAACAAAATCGATTTGCCATCTGCGGACCCTGAAGGCGTTGCAAGACAAATCGAAGATACAGTCGGACTGGACACTACAGGTATCATTCACGCGTCTGCCAAAGAGAAAATCGGTATCACTGATATTCTTGAAGCGATCGTGGAAAAAGTTCCGCCACCAAAAGCTGACAAGACACTGACTCCTCGTGGGTTGATCTTTGACTCTTGGTTCGATGCGTATCAAGGCGTTGTTGTCTTGGTTCGTATGATGGATGGTACGATTAAAAAAGGCGACAAAATCAAATTCATGGCGACAGACCGTGATTACGAAGTTTTGCGCATGGGTAAATACAAACCATTCCCGGCTCCTCAAGAAACTCTTGAAGCAGGCGAAGTGGGCTTTATCATCTGCGGTATCAAAGACATCCGTGACGTTAAAGTCGGTGATACAGTGACCAGTGCAAAACATCCAGCGACAGAGCCGTTGGCAGGTTTCCAAAGAATCAAGCCGATGGTATTCGCGGGTATCTTCCCGGTTGTTGCTTCTGAATATGAAAGCTTAAAAGACGCCTTGGATAAGTTGTGCCTGAATGACTCTTCTTTGTCTTTCGAGGTGGAAAAATCCGCGGCCCTTGGCTTCGGTTACCGTTGCGGTTTCTTGGGGCTTCTGCACATGGAGATCGTACAAGAGCGTTTGGAGCGTGAGTTCAATCTTGATTTGATCACGACAGCTCCGACCGTTGTGTACCAAATCACGCAAACGGACGGCACGGTCTTGATGTTGGAAAATCCATCAGGCATGCCAGATGAATCAAAAATTGCAAAATTCGAAGAGCCTTATGTGAAGGTGACGTTGCATACACCAACCGAGTATATCGGTGGTATCTTAAAGCTTTGTGAAGACAAGCGCGGCGCCCAGCTTAAGATGGAGTACGTGAACGAAAAGAAAGTCATCATCGAATACAAACTTCCGATGAATGAAATGGTTATGGATTTCTATGACCGTTTGAAATCCATCTCCAAGGGTTACGCCTCTTTAGAGTATGAATTCCTGGGCTTCGAGGAAGCTGACCTGGTTAAGTTGGATATTCTTATCAACTCTGAACCGATCGATGCTTTGTCATTGATCGTGCACAGATCCAAAGCGGTCACTCGTGGCCGTAAACTGACCGAGAAGATGAAAGAGCTTATCCCTCGTCAGCAGTTCCAGATTAATATTCAAGCTGCGATTGGTTCGAAAATCATCGCTCGTGAAACTCAAGGGGCGATTCGTAAAGACGTTACAGCCAAATGTTATGGTGGTGACATCTCCCGTAAACGTAAGCTTCTGGAGAAACAAAAAGAAGGTAAGAAGCGCATGAAGTCCGTCGGCTCGGTCGACGTTCCTCAAGAAGCGTTCTTGGCTATCTTGAAAGTAGAGGACTAA